The Astyanax mexicanus isolate ESR-SI-001 chromosome 14, AstMex3_surface, whole genome shotgun sequence genome window below encodes:
- the mgaa gene encoding MAX dimerization protein MGA a isoform X1, giving the protein MAVPDKQAIMVIHQEGMTTSGLAPKASSPRSLFVVLKPLHAGGGGQDEGALLANNNGTSLGTPTVGFQRLSSISLSAMADTNNSNQLWNLPAEITCKGVTVTLDNNNMWNEFYRCKTEMILTKQGRRMFPCCRFRISGLEPFQNYTLVMDMHPVDNHRYKWSDRRWETNGKGDPHIARSFVHPESPATGLDWMQNPVSFYKLKLTNNPLDQENHIVINSMHRYLPRLHIIPADKTTDGIQLDGPDIITFSFPQTEFFAVTAYQNLSITQLKIDYNPFAKGFREDSNNSRSSKPKIGLPTETVESEVKPSRETTTLNNLKTLFAKRNAAEKALKVQPLPVPAEDLKAVSADPPTMPEPKSASKKRPLAEGLSELIKGAHVKVKRISLEKIHDGSDQQTNTIVLPGAEKKKDSAADCGEKENLPITTADKVMEDKKKLKNDCGIPDVKSVTVAEGQMNINAVSSLKVADLATMKSTAELSCSKSTAQMNASVKKSDAPINDKVDTGLSETVEKTECKETLQTSGKPLDGGGEVKKKRAEPVPLPLLALFLQQLKSKTRPVRSKSKCETSASESEQLRKIPSDAEITSSPAASLTTTQSNTQPAAPTTSETSSILTCPVANSGVSACSSLSPTTAFFTSLTTSPTIPDMPTSLSPASLVVTDPEQDQGPDSDLEHKESPTLSSESNIATVPTSNITSDTVLDYKQEDASVILSSLSDNTVPERTLSSTTLDTDAVSSDVPCPLSPACSPPEIIPVSLFHSLQNDDVCNNVSTSVSTAEHTLDSCTLPSAEFVPEAPNQSPMSEDNDVDLAFSPSSPTFSIPSPAPSSPDPFPPGLFIDRPIPPRKSLDPFPPCLNRPRPHVDIMNAVPSSFSVAKPGCPGDLDLRFTTGVTTELPSPMPCSEPWVSKDAKQPQQPVHESVSKKPKVKNRKGGKLKLSDDAVTGGTIPVPMQPSLEDVEGQLFVSFVSKKALEIHLGDEAKEDATEKTAEHVDVNENNEKHQSIEERIDELEKILLRDLKEVKHRQVIHPVLQAVGLKLNLLDLALAIDLQYLGVLPIPPPVVVPGESSGSLASSQLPFVSRTGKTTDFTKIKGWRDKFSTSSSSSVPGGTSSETGQKNLSAFCSDMLDEYLESEGKLIDERVASLSQAVVPPVAYELPTKSTSYVRTLDSVLKKQATPSTATTVKPFVPSRKSPLTAKGKELGKSGEAASKQSFRSSAAKTASSPSFSKRFTKPGTSTPVSPDKSPLFSLSPSKKSRITKIKTRKGSKTSPPSARLEGRAALNSVSVPAEAQDSTSGSPGSVAGGRFPKSVAKLLDVEDGAVWEGKRRTYITEERAAIALSSLVTTEGKIKGNLSTIIKRRAPPCLNSFCRLGCVCASLAQERRQHHCGKPQCMLGCDCLRRKVVLLRKPYRTENTNEGALSVYEPDEKEAEMMRKKKKKKAYIMSGPEEAPEPATRVKRLWDDVKSDPDLECLFTPMPARPHCPPVLSPELQKDLDKFLRSPPRKTKHEEALSPIRGRKRRLMTCARVRPFCRKTPAIADHQSTKQSDPHPVAEDSVEEMEEGELRPPALFGPTKRLEIVSQCKWSTEGSRNVVLRVVCERMAQDRLKDPFWVGKYQIKPISTTVNETEEGSTITYKISISQPSPLNNTQKKNEENEKMKRLEAQLIQTIGKSEVKGLPLLSHVTPAGLLKAEKKPPGASGQITVNGKPYPQAKLELGQMGALHPANRLAAYITGRVCVANQNASKAVTPATILTTSATSPTTTITTTTTTTTSTSSLDTTSSLSGTPSSAVISVNPTVTKPSVGTVFTQVVINHVNKQQKLHNTSVPLSLSTVKHIIKPSSSSMTGVTGVPVSSNMPPNASVSFQAPAASGLTDGAASGKKTVVITAGPSNTVTPGGGVRLMQPVTSSQPSAPGQKMVFQMYKTANGSTLYRNPSGQLIQLVPLNQFRALNPNVMLSKQTTIVRFPSATATKPQNNSSSTVTTSTPATSSTPLKAQNPTPVHSTSTVVHNSTTANMTKIITASSVGQKTATSLSGANSDQHSTVSIVPGILGNPGIGIIKVVPQAIIKDPKNPKITVTTSSPSAQSTSNVGPKNGGFILLSSLAQQNQGSLEIKDVSGVHTSPAPAGGSQQNNQSFNSSEKPAESVVLEDHCYTFEAKKTSIFSDKPANVPKEGTNSAEACFQSMIPEDVLDFAPIEDDDGSDLDAVLDPETVAKSNAELDLEDSDSELTEDSDMYDDSNSNNTSDQENLFIDTDSDGGEKKERRSKRKSVTSYMHDFNEMEDNDLVDIETYEENSETSEQRAQRERKMYLRRKQRVEQEMERRSCLRECFQKLHMSLSNVDSKSSRMTLLKLAWKEIQTLSKEAEELVKVKKELKKKRAYYLKMASQFSGKSKESISQKLSEIIAKQKALENQEKAKATTQPDPKPTLTDEQKRLGIKNKMKDTLHRHVQLSPNSRPMDLRTSRQKRLGSQDVEHLGARQNVSVAQKKGKKTIFRPIQPAKTLNPDTTSQPTPRERTRPNILSRSKSQSLPVSPSKNQVFVPQVMVETLPCNQIITISNPLQPIGITSLGKRQSATPGVAAVSISVPAISHPIKVENPIPVLQPQDIGLSNSPVKISSPGKTEIFPKISNVVSLVPPEKLVVTPSVVIEKTVPLVETHAALNPVCVEAQENTLLESTKGASAVEEQGLDKQTLEVLPKRPEQGTTVIQTDASARQKEERKDGASSEAEVENLMSLLDELEFLNQQLNSEPSQPQTGDLSNTKASNLPTNVFIEKEAGVDRDDERSLSPLFLRLDEDLMSSTPSKDELDDIPPKVDDLVKVIFGSDSPPNSSESEVTAGVNDDSSHGPACRVKSDAPSLPPLLQMKAGGGTTTDTLKEQAGVSWRPMPKLAPLGLKPQESTQHKTVSAHGTKPGSQLPSLRSAHM; this is encoded by the exons ATGGCCGTCCCAGACAAGCAGGCCATAATGGTGATTCACCAGGAAGGCATGACCACATCTGGACTGGCACCTAAAGCTTCTTCCCCTCGCTCACTTTTTGTTGTCCTCAAACCGCTACATGCTGGAGGCGGAGGGCAGGACGAAGGAGCTCTCCTGGCTAATAACAACGGCACGTCTTTGGGGACACCAACTGTTGGCTTCCAGAGGTTATCATCCATATCCTTGTCAGCTATGGCAGACACCAACAACAGTAATCAGCTATGGAACTTGCCTGCAGAGATTACATGTAAAGGCGTTACTGTCACTTTGGACAACAATAATATGTGGAATGAATTTTACAGATGCAAAACTGAAATGATACTCACTAAGCAAGGTCGTAGGATGTTCCCTTGTTGCCGTTTCCGCATCTCTGGGTTGGAGCCTTTTCAGAACTACACATTAGTAATGGATATGCATCCAGTCGACAACCACCGTTACAAGTGGAGTGACAGACGATGGGAAACAAATGGAAAAGGAGATCCACATATTGCACGCTCTTTTGTACACCCTGAGTCACCTGCAACTGGCCTTGATTGGATGCAAAATCCTGTTTCTTTCTATAAACTGAAGCTCACCAACAACCCTTTGGACCAAGAGAACCATATTGTAATAAACTCTATGCACCGGTACCTTCCTCGTCTTCACATTATACCTGCAGATAAAACAACGGATGGCATTCAGTTGGATGGGCCAGATATTATAACTTTTAGTTTTCCTCAGACAGAGTTCTTTGCTGTCACCGCTTACCAGAATCTGTCCATCACCCAACTAAAAATCGATTACAATCCTTTTGCGAAAGGTTTCAGAGAAGATTCTAACAACTCCCGATCCAGCAAGCCGAAAATTGGACTTCCCACAGAAACAGTGGAGAGTGAGGTGAAACCCAGTCGAGAGACTACAACCCTGAACAATCTCAAGACCTTGTTTGCCAAGAGGAATGCTGCTGAAAAAGCCCTCAAAGTACAACCTCTGCCTGTCCCTGCTGAGGACCTTAAAGCTGTTAGTGCTGATCCTCCCACAATGCCTGAACCTAAGAGTGCTAG tAAGAAGCGTCCTTTGGCAGAGGGACTGTCCGAGTTGATTAAGGGAGCTCATGTGAAGGTCAAAAGGATATCTCTTGAGAAAATCCATGATGGCAGTGACCAGCAGACAAACACTATTGTTCTGCCTGGAGCAGAGAAGAAGAAGGATTCTGCTGCTGATTGTGGTGAAAAAGAAAACCTTCCAATCACAACTGCTGACAAAGTAATGGAGGACAAGAAGAAGCTGAAAAATGACTGTGGAATCCCTGATGTGAAAAGTGTCACTGTAGCGGAAGGGCAGATGAATATCAACGCGGTGTCCAGTTTAAAAGTTGCAGACTTGGCCACAATGAAAAGTACAGCAGAGTTGTCCTGTTCAAAATCAACCGCACAAATGAACGCTTCTGTAAAAAAATCAGATGCACCTATAAATGACAAGGTGGACACAGGGCTAAGTGAAACTGTGGAAAAAACAGAATGTAAAGAGACTTTGCAGACTAGTGGGAAACCTCTTGATGGTGGAGGTGAAGTAAAGAAGAAGCGTGCTGAGCCTGTGCCTTTACCTCTTCTTGCACTTTTTCTACAGCAGTTGAAGTCAAAAACAAGACCTGTCAGATCGaaatcaaaatgtgaaacttctgCTTCAGAATCTGAACAATTGCGTAAAATCCCTTCCGATGCTGAAATCACTTCATCTCCTGCGGCATCCTTAACCACCACACAATCAAATACACAACCTGCAGCCCCCACGACTTCTGAAACTTCATCCATCTTAACGTGTCCTGTAGCTAACTCCGGAGTGTCTGCATGCTCATCTTTATCGCCAACTACAGCCTTCTTTACCTCACTGACTACATCCCCCACAATACCAGACATGCCTACATCTTTAAGCCCTGCTTCTTTAGTTGTCACAGACCCAGAACAAGACCAAGGTCCTGACTCTGATCTGGAGCATAAAGAAAGCCCAACGCTAAGTTCTGAAAGTAATATTGCTACTGTCCCCACATCAAATATTACCTCTGATACTGTGCTTGATTATAAGCAAGAGGATGCATCTGTAATTTTGTCTTCCTTGTCTGATAATACTGTACCCGAACGCACTCTTTCAAGCACTACTCTTGACACAGATGCTGTCTCATCTGATGTTCCCTGTCCACTTTCTCCAGCCTGTTCTCCTCCTGAAATTATTCCTGTTTCTCTATTCCATAGTCTACAGAATGATGATGTTTGTAATAATGTCAGTACCTCTGTGTCCACTGCTGAGCATACCTTGGACTCCTGTACTCTCCCATCTGCTGAATTTGTTCCTGAGGCTCCTAATCAGTCCCCTATGTCAGAAGACAATGATGTTGATCTTGCATTCTCACCATCTTCTCCAACATTTTCTATCCCAAGCCCAGCTCCTTCCTCACCTGACCCATTTCCACCTGGTCTGTTTATTGATAGGCCAATACCTCCTCGAAAATCACTCGATCCATTTCCACCATGTCTTAATAGACCAAGACCACATGTGGACATAATGAATGCAGTACCATCAAGCTTTTCTGTTGCCAAACCAGGATGTCCTGGAGACTTAGATTTACGCTTTACAACCGGTGTTACTACTGAGCTGCCTTCCCCTATGCCTTGTTCTGAACCATGGGTTTCAAAGGATGCCAAACAGCCTCAACAGCCTGTTCATGAAAGTGTGAGCAAGAAGCCCAAGGTGAAAAATAGGAAAGGTGGAAAATTAAAGCTGAGTGATGATGCGGTGACCGGAGGGACCATACCTGTCCCCATGCAGCCAAGTCTTGAGGACGTGGAAGGCCAGTTATTTGTTTCTTTCGTGTCAAAG AAAGCTCTTGAAATTCACCTTGGGGATGAAGCTAAAGAAGACGCTACAgagaaaacagcagaacatgTGGATG tgaatgaaaataatgaaaaacatcaAAGTATTGAAGAACGAATTGATGAACTTGAAAAGATTCTTCTACGTGACTTAAAAGAGGTGAAGCATCGTCAAGTCATCCACCCCGTACTGCAAGCAG TTGGCCTGAAATTGAACCTGTTGGATCTTGCTCTGGCCATTGATCTGCAGTATCTAGGTGTGTTGCCTATTCCTCCCCCTGTTGTCGTACCTGGGGAAAGCTCAGGGAGTTTGGCCTCATCACAGC TTCCATTTGTTTCTAGAACAGGAAAAACAACTGACTTCACTAAAATCAAAGGCTGGAGAGACAAGTTTTCAACATCAAGTTCTTCATCCGTTCCTGGAG GTACCAGCTCAGAGACGGGGCAGAAAAATCTTTCTGCCTTCTGCAGTGACATGCTCGACGAGTATCTGGAAAGTGAAGGCAAGCTTATTGATGAACGCGTTGCCAGCCTCTCCCAAGCTGTTGTTCCACCAGTGGCCTATGAACTTCCCACCAAAAGCACAAGCTATGTTCGTACTCTGGacagtgtgttaaaaaaacaggCAACTCCATCCACAGCCACCACCGTCAAGCCTTTTGTACCATCTAGAAAATCGCCACTGACTGCTAAAGGCAAAGAGCTTGGCAAGTCAGGGGAAGCTGCTTCAAAACAATCCTTTAGATCCAGTGCAGCAAAAACAGCCTCCAGCCCTTCTTTTTCCAAAAGGTTTACCAAGCCTGGTACTTCAACACCTGTATCCCCGGATAAATCACCTCTGTTTAGTCTATCTCCAAGCAAAAAATCTAGAATTACTAAAATTAAGACCAGGAAAGGATCCAAAACTTCACCTCCATCTGCCCGACTTGAGGGAAGAGCTGCATTGAATAGTGTATCAGTGCCTGCCGAGGCCCAAGATTCCACTTCTGGTAGCCCTGGTTCTGTAGCAGGGGGGCGTTTCCCCAAGTCTGTGGCTAAACTACTGGATGTGGAAGATGGTGCAGTCTGGGAGGGGAAACGGCGTACCTACATCACTGAGGAACGGGCAGCCATTGCGCTATCATCTCTCGTCACAACAGAG GGTAAAATTAAAGGGAACTTGTCTACCATCATTAAGAGGCGTGCTCCCCCTTGCCTGAATTCCTTTTGCAGGTTGGGGTGCGTTTGTGCTAGTCTGGCTCAGGAAAGGCGTCAGCACCACTGTGGCAAACCGCAGTGTATGCTGGGCTGTGACTGCCTTCGGCGTAAAGTAGTCCTATTAAGAAAACCATATAGGACTGAGAATACAAATGAAGGAGCTTTATCTGTATATGAACCAGATGAAAAGGAAGCTGAAATgatgagaaaaaagaagaagaagaaagcatATA tTATGTCTGGTCCTGAAGAAGCCCCTGAGCCAGCCACACGTGTGAAAAGATTATGGGATGATGTGAAAAGTGACCCTGATCTAGAGTGTCTCTTCACTCCAATGCCTGCCAGGCCACACTGTCCTCCAGTCTTATCCCCAGAGTTGCAGAAAGATTTGGACAAATTTCTCCGTTCTCCTCCTAGAAAAACG AAACACGAAGAAGCGCTGAGCCCGATCAGAGGAAGAAAGAGGCGCTTAATGACGTGTGCTCGCGTGAGaccattttgcaggaaaactccAGCCATTGCAGATCACCAGAGCACAAAA CAGAGTGATCCACATCCTGTTGCAGAGGACTCAGTAGAGG AGATGGAAGAAGGAGAACTTAGACCACCTGCTCTGTTTGGTCCTACGAAACGACTAGAAATTGTGTCTCAGTGCAAATGGTCAACAGAAGGCAGCAGGAATGTTGTTCTTCGTGTGGTGTGTGAGCGTATGGCTCAGGATCGCTTAAAGGACCCGTTCTGGGTTGGAAAGTACCAAATTAAGCCTATCTCCACGACTGTCAATGAGACAGAAGAAGGATCCACAATCACTTACAAAATTTCCATCTCTCAGCCCAGTCCTTTAAACAACACCCAGAAGAAGAATGAGGAGAATGAGAAGATGAAGCGGCTGGAAGCACAACTTATTCAGACCATTGGGAAGAGTGAAGTGAAGGGGCTCCCTCTTCTTTCTCATGTTACTCCGGCAGGTTTACTGAAAGCTGAGAAAAAGCCTCCTGGTGCTTCAGGGCAGATAACG GTCAATGGAAAACCATATCCTCAAGCCAAGCTAGAATTGGGCCAGATGGGAGCATTGCACCCAGCCAACAGACTTGCTGCTTACATTACAGGGAGGGTGTGCGTGGCAAACCAAAATGCCTCCAAAGCTGTTACCCCAGCAACCATTTTGACAACTTCTGCTACCTcccctactactactattactactactaccaccaccaccacttccACCAGTTCTTTAGACACAACAAGTTCTCTTTCAGGCACACCTTCTTCAGCTGTCATATCAGTCAATCCAACAG TGACCAAGCCCTCAGTGGGAACGGTTTTCACCCAAGTTGTGATCAACCATgtgaacaaacaacaaaaactgcACAACACTAGCGTGCCTCTGTCTTTGAGTACAGTTAAACATATTATCAAACCCTCTTCTTCTTCAATGACTGGGGTCACAGGGGTCCCAGTGTCTTCTAACATGCCTCCAAATGCAAGCGTTTCTTTTCAAGCACCTGCTGCATCTGGTCTCACAG ATGGTGCTGCATCAGGGAAGAAGACTGTTGTGATCACTGCTGGACCTTCAAATACAGTGACCCCTGGTGGTGGAGTCAGGTTGATGCAGCCTGTAACGTCTAGTCAACCGTCGGCCCCAGGACAGAAGATGGTATTTCAAATGTATAAAACAGCAAATGGGAGCACACTCTACCGCAACCCCAGTGGTCAGCTCATCCAGCTGGTCCCTCTCAACCAGTTTAGGGCCCTCAATCCAAATGTTATGCTATCCAAGCAGA CCACCATTGTACGATTTCCTTCTGCTACCGCGACGAAGCCTCAGAATAACAGTTCTTCCACTGTCACGACATCCACGCCCGCCACGTCTTCTACACCTCTAAAAGCTCAAAATCCAACCCCAGTACACAGTACCTCAACAGTTGTACACAATTCTACAACAGCCAATATGACTAAAATCATTACTGCTTCTTCTGTGGGCCAAAAAACAGCTACGTCTCTCTCTGGTGCCAATTCAGACCAACACAGTACAGTGAGTATAGTCCCAGGAATCCTTGGCAACCCTGGCATTGGCATAATTAAAGTTGTCCCGCAGGCTATTATCAAAGATCCAAAAAATCCCAAAATTACAGTGACCACTTCATCACCATCGGCGCAAAGCACTTCAAATGTTGGCCCTAAAAATGGAGGCTTTATTTTATTAAGTTCCTTAGCCCAACAGAATCAAGGCAGTCTGGAAATAAAAGATGTCAGCGGTGTCCACACTTCCCCTGCTCCAGCTGGAGGATCACAACAGAATAATCAGTCCTTCAATAGCTCAGAAAAGCCTGCTGAGAGTGTGGTTCTTGAAGACCACTGCTACACCTTTGAGGCAAAGAAGACTAGCATCTTCTCTGACAAGCCTGCAAATGTACCTAAAGAAGGTACAAATTCTGCAGAAGCCTGCTTTCAAAGTATGATCCCTGAAGATGTCCTGGATTTTGCTCCTATTGAGGATGATGATGGATCTGACTTGGATGCAGTTTTAGACCCTGAGACGGTTGCTAAGTCTAATGCTGAATTAGACCTGGAAGACAGTGATTCAGAGTTAACTGAAGACTCAGACATGTATGATGACTCCAACTCCAATAACACCAGTGACCAGGAGAATCTCTTTATTGACACG GATTCTGATGGGGGAGagaagaaggaaagaaggagcaAACGAAAATCTGTGACCTCATACATGCATGATTTTAATGAGATGGAGGACAATGATCTGGTTGATATTGAAACCTATGAGGAGAACTCTGAAACCAG TGAACAAAGAGCACAAAGGGAACGTAAGATGTATTTG CGTAGGAAGCAGAGGGTGGAACAGGAAATGGAGAGACGTAGCTGTCTTAGAGAGTGCTTTCAAAAGTTGCACATGTCTTTGAGTAATGTTGACAGCAAATCCAGCAGAATGACACTACTTAAACTG gcCTGGAAAGAAATCCAAACTCTTTCTAAAGAAGCAGAGGAGCTGGTAAAAGTGAAGAAAGAGCTAAAGAAGAAGAGGGCATACTATCTTAAAATGGCATCTCAGTTTTCTG GAAAGTCTAAGGAATCCATCTCTCAAAAGCTGAGCGAAATTATTGCTAAACAAAAAGCCCTGGAGAACCAAGAAAAGGCAAAGGCTACAACACAACCAGACCCAAAGCCCACACTGACTGATGAACAGAAAAGGCTGGGGATCAAGAACAAAATGAAAGATACATTGCATAGACATGTTCAGCTTTCCCCCAACTCCAGGCCAATGGACCTTAGGACCTCCAGACAAAAAAGGCTTGGGTCCCAAGACGTAGAACATTTGGGAGCAAGGCAGAATGTGTCTGTGGCCcagaagaaagggaaaaagacCATTTTCAGACCTATTCAGCCAGCCAAAACTCTTAACCCCGACACAACTTCTCAACCCACACCACGTGAGAGAACGAGACCCAACATCCTGTCCCGTAGCAAGTCTCAATCCCTGCCCGTTTCTCCATCTAAAAATCAAG TGTTTGTGCCTCAAGTAATGGTGGAAACATTGCCATGCAATCAGATCATAACTATAAGTAATCCTCTTCAGCCCATTGGCATCACTTCTTTAGGCAAAAGGCAATCAGCCACACCAG GGGTTGCAGCTGTGTCTATATCTGTTCCTGCTATTTCTCACCCAATAAAAGTGGAGAATCCAATTCCTGTTTTGCAGCCTCAGGACATTGGTCTTTCCAACAGCCCTGTGAAAATCAGCAGTCCAG GTAAAACTGAAATCTTTCCCAAGATTTCCAATGTGGTTTCTTTGGTGCCACCAGAGAAGCTGGTTGTGACCCCATCAGTTGTAATAGAGAAGACAGTCCCACTTGTTGAGACACATGCAGCCTTAAACCCTGTGTGTGTGGAAGCTCAGGAGAACACTCTCTTAGAATCTACTAAAGGAGCCTCTGCTGTGGAGGAACAAGGTCTGGACAAACAGACGTTAGAGGTTTTGCCTAAGAGGCCTGAACAGGGTACTACGGTCATCCAAACGGATGCTTCAGCCAGACAGAAGGAAGAGAGGAAGGACGGTGCTAGCAGTGAGGCAGAAGTTGAAAATCTGATGTCTTTGCTTGACGAGCTGGAATTCCTCAATCAGCAGCTTAATAGTGAACCCTCTCAGCCACAGACAGGAGATTTAAGTAATACAAAGGCCAGCAATCTGCCAACTAATGTGTTCATTGAGAAGGAGGCAGGTGTAGACCGAGATGATGAACGTTCCCTCAGCCCCTTGTTCCTCAGATTAGATGAGGATTTAATGTCATCAACCCCTTCAAAGGATGAGCTGGATGATATTCCTCCGAAGGTGGATGACCTTGTCAAAGTTATATTTGGGTCAGACTCTCCTCCAAATTCATCAGAGTCTGAGGTCACTGCAGGGGTTAATGATGACAGCAGCCATGGCCCAGCATGCCGTGTTAAAAGCGACGCTCCATCTCTACCCCCTTTGCTACAGATGAAAGCAGGAGGAGGAACAACAACAGACACTTTGAAAGAGCAGGCTGGCGTGTCATGGCGGCCCATGCCCAAGCTTGCACCTTTGGGGCTAAAGCCTCAGGAGAGTACACAGCATAAGACAGTTAGTGCTCATGGCACCAAACCTGGCTCACAGCTGCCTAGTCTACGCAGTGCACATATGTAA